From Rhododendron vialii isolate Sample 1 chromosome 10a, ASM3025357v1, the proteins below share one genomic window:
- the LOC131303552 gene encoding uncharacterized protein LOC131303552 isoform X1: METDSVSSASTLLNQTLLTCAGGALTAMLVSTLVNNTAQVFEHVSLAYFDIFRSQSNIPGVKGEDQTRYHSKPSDAEGNDANEDDDDDDGGYEEGEEDLSSEDVGDVGNNGNSNKSDPKKGPGEGAGGAGENGEEEEKNDDGQDGDDQEEDDKDDEDDDDDDDDDDDDDDDGGEGGEKEVVEEEEEEGVDEEEEEEEEELQPPKKRKK; encoded by the exons ATGGAAACCGATTCAGTTAGCTCTGCTAGTACTTTACTCAACCAGACTTTGCTAACGTGCGCCGGTGGAGCTTTAACCGCTATGCTGGTCTCGACTCTGGTCAATAATACTGCTCAGG TTTTTGAACACGTGTCACTAGCGTATTTT GATATCTTCCGGTCACAAAGCAACATCCCTGGAGTCAAAGGAGAGGATCAAACTCGATACCATTCCAAGCCATCAGATGCTGAAGGGAATGATGCCAATGAAGATGACGATGACGATGATGGTGGCTATGAAGAAGGCGAGGAGGATTTGTCATCAGAAGACGTTGGGGATGTAGGAAACAATGGCAACAGCAACAAAAGCGACCCAAAGAAAGGACCGGGTGAAGGTGCCGGTGGAGCAGGAGAGAATGGtgaagaggaagaaaagaatGATGATGGGCAAGACGGCGATGATCAAGAAGAAGACGACAAGGACGATGaagacgatgatgatgatgatgatgacgacgatgacgacgacgatgatGGAGGGGAAGGCGGCGAGAAAGAAGTtgtggaggaagaggaagaagaaggggtggacgaggaggaggaggaggaggaggaagaactcCAACCTccgaagaagagaaagaagtgA
- the LOC131303766 gene encoding RNA-binding protein P-like isoform X2 — translation MAKKNKTTKQQQKLTKKQPPQPATKIDKKKKKTTPKKKKLPKKQTPYDSDSDSDSLDADDSDDIQSLLEPYTKDQLIDLVISAALDDPELLGRIHAAADADVTHRKIFVFGLGWDTTREALALAFQPHGDIDECNVITDRNTGKAKGYGFVLFKTRQGAIRALKEPKKVVGNKTASCQLASAGPAPGAGAGHDAGGRKIYVSGVPAEAGAEKLKMFFAKFGEIEEGPIGFDTHTGKSRGFALFVYKTLEGAKKALSEPYKLFEGSQLQCQKAADGKNKAVAAAPAAPVLAAAPQNVALFGQNPYLNPSFNPNLGFGLGLFSQNPSFNPSLGLYGQYPSLAMGMGGYGGIGSSGPVQMGNFGGGQQSVLGAYGSGGPMQMGMQYAYPSSQIGQASSTLPAKTPGAGGSFSR, via the exons ATGGCGAAAAAGAACAAGACGACCAAGCAGCAGCAAAAGCTAACCAAGAAACAGCCACCGCAGCCGGCCACCAAAAtcgacaagaagaagaagaagacgaccccgaagaagaagaagctcccAAAGAAGCAGACCCCGTACGATTCCGACTCGGACTCCGACTCACTCGACGCCGACGATTCCGACGACATCCAGAGCCTCCTCGAGCCCTACACCAAGGACCAGCTCATCGACCTCGTCATCTCCGCAGCCCTGGACGACCCCGAACTCCTCGGCCGCATCCACGCCGCGGCCGACGCCGACGTCACCCACCGCAAGATCTTCGTGTTCGGCCTCGGCTGGGACACCACCCGCGAGGCCCTGGCCCTGGCCTTCCAGCCCCACGGCGACATCGACGAGTGCAACGTCATCACCGATCGCAACACGGGCAAGGCCAAGGGCTACGGCTTTGTCCTTTTTAAAACGAGGCAGGGCGCGATTAGGGCTTTGAAGGAGCCGAAGAAGGTGGTAGGGAACAAAACGGCGTCGTGCCAGTTGGCCTCGGCTGGGCCAGCGCCGGGGGCGGGGGCGGGGCATGACGCGGGGGGGAGGAAGATCTACGTGAGTGGCGTGCCGGCCGAGGCCGGTGCAGAGAAACTGAAGATGTTTTTCGCGAAATTCGGCGAGATTGAGGAGGGGCCGATAGGGTTCGACACGCACACGGGGAAATCGCGTGGTTTTGCTCTGTTTGTGTATAAAACCCTAGAAGGGGCCAAGAAGGCACTTTCAGAGCCCTACAAGTTGTTCGAGGGGAGCCAGTTGCAGTGCCAGAAGGCCGCCGACGGGAAGAACAAGGCTGTGGCTGCGGCACCTGCGGCACCGGTGTTGGCGGCCGCGCCGCAGAACGTGGCGTTGTTTGGTCAGAATCCTTATTTGAACCCTAGTTTTAACCctaatttgggttttggtttgggtttattTAGTCAGAACCCTAGTTTTAACCCTAGTTTGGGGTTGTATGGTCAGTATCCTAGTTTGGCGATGGGTATGGGGGGTTATGGAGGGATAGGGTCTAGTGGCCCAGTGCAGATGGGTAATTTTGGTGGGGGTCAGCAGTCTGTGCTGGGTGCGTATGGGTCCGGTGGCCCAATGCAGATGGGTATGCAGTATGCCTACCCAAGCTCACAAATCGGACAGGCGTCGTCGACATTGCCTGCGAAAACTCCCGGGGCTGGTGGGTCTTTCAGCAG ATGA
- the LOC131303766 gene encoding RNA-binding protein P-like isoform X1, giving the protein MAKKNKTTKQQQKLTKKQPPQPATKIDKKKKKTTPKKKKLPKKQTPYDSDSDSDSLDADDSDDIQSLLEPYTKDQLIDLVISAALDDPELLGRIHAAADADVTHRKIFVFGLGWDTTREALALAFQPHGDIDECNVITDRNTGKAKGYGFVLFKTRQGAIRALKEPKKVVGNKTASCQLASAGPAPGAGAGHDAGGRKIYVSGVPAEAGAEKLKMFFAKFGEIEEGPIGFDTHTGKSRGFALFVYKTLEGAKKALSEPYKLFEGSQLQCQKAADGKNKAVAAAPAAPVLAAAPQNVALFGQNPYLNPSFNPNLGFGLGLFSQNPSFNPSLGLYGQYPSLAMGMGGYGGIGSSGPVQMGNFGGGQQSVLGAYGSGGPMQMGMQYAYPSSQIGQASSTLPAKTPGAGGSFSRYPS; this is encoded by the coding sequence ATGGCGAAAAAGAACAAGACGACCAAGCAGCAGCAAAAGCTAACCAAGAAACAGCCACCGCAGCCGGCCACCAAAAtcgacaagaagaagaagaagacgaccccgaagaagaagaagctcccAAAGAAGCAGACCCCGTACGATTCCGACTCGGACTCCGACTCACTCGACGCCGACGATTCCGACGACATCCAGAGCCTCCTCGAGCCCTACACCAAGGACCAGCTCATCGACCTCGTCATCTCCGCAGCCCTGGACGACCCCGAACTCCTCGGCCGCATCCACGCCGCGGCCGACGCCGACGTCACCCACCGCAAGATCTTCGTGTTCGGCCTCGGCTGGGACACCACCCGCGAGGCCCTGGCCCTGGCCTTCCAGCCCCACGGCGACATCGACGAGTGCAACGTCATCACCGATCGCAACACGGGCAAGGCCAAGGGCTACGGCTTTGTCCTTTTTAAAACGAGGCAGGGCGCGATTAGGGCTTTGAAGGAGCCGAAGAAGGTGGTAGGGAACAAAACGGCGTCGTGCCAGTTGGCCTCGGCTGGGCCAGCGCCGGGGGCGGGGGCGGGGCATGACGCGGGGGGGAGGAAGATCTACGTGAGTGGCGTGCCGGCCGAGGCCGGTGCAGAGAAACTGAAGATGTTTTTCGCGAAATTCGGCGAGATTGAGGAGGGGCCGATAGGGTTCGACACGCACACGGGGAAATCGCGTGGTTTTGCTCTGTTTGTGTATAAAACCCTAGAAGGGGCCAAGAAGGCACTTTCAGAGCCCTACAAGTTGTTCGAGGGGAGCCAGTTGCAGTGCCAGAAGGCCGCCGACGGGAAGAACAAGGCTGTGGCTGCGGCACCTGCGGCACCGGTGTTGGCGGCCGCGCCGCAGAACGTGGCGTTGTTTGGTCAGAATCCTTATTTGAACCCTAGTTTTAACCctaatttgggttttggtttgggtttattTAGTCAGAACCCTAGTTTTAACCCTAGTTTGGGGTTGTATGGTCAGTATCCTAGTTTGGCGATGGGTATGGGGGGTTATGGAGGGATAGGGTCTAGTGGCCCAGTGCAGATGGGTAATTTTGGTGGGGGTCAGCAGTCTGTGCTGGGTGCGTATGGGTCCGGTGGCCCAATGCAGATGGGTATGCAGTATGCCTACCCAAGCTCACAAATCGGACAGGCGTCGTCGACATTGCCTGCGAAAACTCCCGGGGCTGGTGGGTCTTTCAGCAGGTACCCATCGTAG
- the LOC131303552 gene encoding uncharacterized protein LOC131303552 isoform X2, whose amino-acid sequence METDSVSSASTLLNQTLLTCAGGALTAMLVSTLVNNTAQDIFRSQSNIPGVKGEDQTRYHSKPSDAEGNDANEDDDDDDGGYEEGEEDLSSEDVGDVGNNGNSNKSDPKKGPGEGAGGAGENGEEEEKNDDGQDGDDQEEDDKDDEDDDDDDDDDDDDDDDGGEGGEKEVVEEEEEEGVDEEEEEEEEELQPPKKRKK is encoded by the exons ATGGAAACCGATTCAGTTAGCTCTGCTAGTACTTTACTCAACCAGACTTTGCTAACGTGCGCCGGTGGAGCTTTAACCGCTATGCTGGTCTCGACTCTGGTCAATAATACTGCTCAG GATATCTTCCGGTCACAAAGCAACATCCCTGGAGTCAAAGGAGAGGATCAAACTCGATACCATTCCAAGCCATCAGATGCTGAAGGGAATGATGCCAATGAAGATGACGATGACGATGATGGTGGCTATGAAGAAGGCGAGGAGGATTTGTCATCAGAAGACGTTGGGGATGTAGGAAACAATGGCAACAGCAACAAAAGCGACCCAAAGAAAGGACCGGGTGAAGGTGCCGGTGGAGCAGGAGAGAATGGtgaagaggaagaaaagaatGATGATGGGCAAGACGGCGATGATCAAGAAGAAGACGACAAGGACGATGaagacgatgatgatgatgatgatgacgacgatgacgacgacgatgatGGAGGGGAAGGCGGCGAGAAAGAAGTtgtggaggaagaggaagaagaaggggtggacgaggaggaggaggaggaggaggaagaactcCAACCTccgaagaagagaaagaagtgA